CTCCGTTCCTGCAAATTCATGAACCTGCGTTTTCCAGTTCTTTTTCAACTCATGCAGCCAATCCATCAGGCAGTTCTCCCCTGAATTTATTTTAAGATATACATATGCAGATAAAAACAGGGGCGTGCACCTATGGAAAAAGCAAGAAATAGAGCTTATGGGCAATCCTTAGCAGGCAAAAAAAAAGCGCCGTTTGGCACTTCTAACTGATTTTTTCGAGAGCATCTTCAATTTGGAGGAGCTGCTGCTTCTTTTCCAATCCGCCGTTGTAGCCGACTAGCTCACCGTTGCTCCCGATGATCCGGTGGCATGGAATGATAATTGGCAAAGGGTTTCGGTTCACAGCATTGCCTACAGCCCTGACAGCCCTTGGTGCATTTACAGCCTGTGCAATGTCTTTGTATGACCGGGTTTCACCGTATTCAATCCGTAAGAGCTCGCTCCATACCTTTTTCTGAAAAGGTGTCCCCTGGAAATCCAGCGGAAGCTGAAACTCTTTTCTTATGCCGGCGAAATAGTCGCTGAGCTGGCTTTGCGCATCGAAAAGCATTTCTGCATTCTGCTCCAGCTCAACTGTGTAAAACACTTTTTTGGACCAGGCGGATAAAAGAGGCAGCGCACTCTCACTGTCTCCGAAATGAATTTTACAAATTCCCTTTTCAGTGGAAACAATAGTGACTGCTCCCATCGGGCTTTCCATTTCATCGAAATAGAGGGTTGGCTTTCCTGTCATCCTATCCCTTCTTTTCCATTACTTTTTCAATATCTTACAGAAAAAAGACAATAATTACGAAGCGTAAAACAGAGCTTATTTAAGCATTTCCAGTCCTTTATCGATTTCTTCCATTACTTTTTCATCGTTTTCTCGCTTTTTCGCCTG
This Bacillus marinisedimentorum DNA region includes the following protein-coding sequences:
- a CDS encoding methylated-DNA--[protein]-cysteine S-methyltransferase; amino-acid sequence: MTGKPTLYFDEMESPMGAVTIVSTEKGICKIHFGDSESALPLLSAWSKKVFYTVELEQNAEMLFDAQSQLSDYFAGIRKEFQLPLDFQGTPFQKKVWSELLRIEYGETRSYKDIAQAVNAPRAVRAVGNAVNRNPLPIIIPCHRIIGSNGELVGYNGGLEKKQQLLQIEDALEKIS